From Apium graveolens cultivar Ventura chromosome 9, ASM990537v1, whole genome shotgun sequence, the proteins below share one genomic window:
- the LOC141683554 gene encoding 15-cis-phytoene desaturase, chloroplastic/chromoplastic, whose protein sequence is MITFLPAMTTLTLPTISAFPHRRRHHLRRLIISQLSPPSPTKPPVIIVGAGLSGLAAATKLTSLNIPFLLLESSNAVGGRVRTDVVDGFLLDRGFQIFITAYPEAQKLLDYNALNLRTFYSGAKVYYHNNFYTVSDPLRHFSDSLSTLVNPIGTFFDKLLVAVTRIKVLIKSDEEIFKCEEVSTIDLLREIGFSENMIDRFFRPFFGGIFFDRELGTTSRLFEFVFKCLAVGTNTLPANGISAIPEQLAGKLPAGSVKLNSRVRMINVGMGLDSGVSVELENGEVLRGESGVILAVEEPEAIRLLGRKMDREFREPRRTVCLYFSTDVEEIPFKDPVLYINGSGKGIVNNMFFATNVAPSYGPPGKSLVSVSLIGLFEDVSDEDLIAEVVEELSDWFGGSVVGSWRHLRTYRIGFAQPNQCPPTDLMKDPRLGPGLYLCGDYLTSATFDGALVSGRRAVEALLKDEALLKDEALIQV, encoded by the coding sequence ATGATCACATTCCTTCCCGCCATGACCACTCTCACACTCCCTACCATCTCCGCCTTCCCCCACCGTCGCCGCCACCATCTCCGGCGACTCATCATCTCCCAACTCTCACCACCCTCACCTACCAAACCTCCCGTCATCATTGTCGGCGCCGGCCTCTCCGGCCTCGCCGCCGCCACCAAGCTAACCTCCCTCAACATCCCCTTCCTCCTCCTCGAATCCTCAAACGCCGTCGGCGGCCGCGTCCGCACCGACGTCGTCGACGGCTTCCTCCTCGACCGCGGCTTCCAAATCTTCATCACCGCTTATCCCGAAGCTCAGAAGCTTCTAGATTACAATGCTCTAAACTTACGCACATTTTACTCGGGCGCCAAAGTGTACTACCACAACAACTTTTATACCGTTTCTGATCCTTTACGACACTTTTCGGACTCGTTATCGACGCTTGTTAATCCAATTGGGACATTTTTCGATAAATTGTTAGTCGCGGTGACGCGAATTAAAGTGTTAATTAAGTCTGATGAGGAGATTTTTAAGTGTGAGGAAGTGAGTACTATTGATTTACTAAGAGAGATTGGATTTTCGGAAAATATGATTGATAGATTTTTTCGTCCGTTTTTTGGAGGGATTTTTTTCGATAGGGAATTAGGGACAACTTCGAGGCTTTTCGAGTTTGTGTTTAAGTGTTTAGCAGTTGGGACTAACACACTTCCTGCTAATGGCATTTCCGCGATTCCTGAACAGTTGGCTGGGAAATTGCCAGCTGGATCGGTTAAGTTGAACTCGAGAGTTCGTATGATTAATGTGGGAATGGGATTGGATTCTGGTGTGAGTGTTGAGCTTGAGAATGGTGAGGTTTTGAGGGGTGAGAGTGGAGTGATACTTGCTGTTGAAGAACCCGAAGCGATTAGGCTTTTAGGTAGGAAAATGGATAGGGAGTTCAGAGAGCCTCGGAGAACTGTTTGTTTGTATTTTTCTACGGATGTGGAGGAAATACCTTTTAAGGATCCGGTTTTGTATATTAATGGTTCGGGTAAAGGGATTGTGAATAACATGTTTTTTGCGACAAATGTGGCTCCGTCGTATGGACCGCCAGGGAAGAGTTTGGTGTCGGTTTCACTTATTGGATTGTTTGAGGATGTTTCGGATGAGGATTTGATAGCTGAGGTTGTTGAGGAGCTTTCGGATTGGTTTGGAGGGTCGGTGGTTGGGTCGTGGAGACATTTGAGAACGTATAGGATAGGGTTTGCACAGCCGAATCAGTGTCCACCCACGGATTTGATGAAGGATCCGAGATTAGGGCCAGGGTTGTACCTGTGTGGGGATTACTTGACTAGTGCCACATTTGATGGAGCCTTGGTGTCGGGGAGGAGGGCAGTTGAGGCTTTGCTCAAAGATGAAGCCTTGCTCAAAGATGAGGCCTTGATCCAAGTTTAA